The following coding sequences are from one Mesorhizobium onobrychidis window:
- a CDS encoding DUF3309 family protein, whose protein sequence is MSLGTILIIILILILLGGFSGLGGGPFYGTGYYGGGGLGLVLLIVIILVLLGRI, encoded by the coding sequence ATGAGCCTCGGAACCATACTCATCATCATTTTGATCCTTATCTTGCTTGGCGGGTTCAGCGGTCTGGGTGGCGGGCCGTTCTACGGCACTGGCTATTATGGCGGTGGCGGCCTCGGTCTCGTGCTGCTGATCGTAATTATCCTGGTCCTTCTCGGACGCATTTAG